The window ATCGGGGCGTTTGACGACCGGCAGATGGCGGATGTGCTCGGGATTGATGGAGAAGAAGAATTTGTGGTATACTGTGCAACGGTGGGGAAAAAGGGGGCCTGAAGTAATTTTACGGATGCCGGGATTTTTTCAGAGATTCGGTAAATTCCCCGGAATCGTACGAACATATTTTTTATAAACCACTGCGACCTATATCATATCACAGTTATTCAAATGACTGTTTGAGATCTAACATGTTTGGAGAGAATAAATTCGGCGGCCAGAGAAATTTTGGCGGCGCAAGAGACCAGGGCCCACGAGAAATGACAAAAACAATCTGTGCAGACTGTGGGGCAGAATGCGAAGTACCTTTTAAGCCAACCGAGGGCAGGCCTGTATACTGCAGGGACTGCCTCCCGAAACACCGGAAACCCCGGTTCTGATTTCATAAATTTTTTCATTTTCTGTAATCATTTTGTTCTGCTTTTTTCTTGGTACGGTTACGTCCCGGTTTGTCAGCCGGTTACAGGATTCCGCTGATTTTCATACTTCCCAGTACATAGCGGGAAGATTATTGTAGCAGGCAGATGATTGCCACAACGTGGACGATCAGAAATACCGGTACCAGGAAAAATTTTAATTTCCGGGTCTTGTGCCGGAATAGTAACATCGCTGCATATGCACCGAACGGGCCCAGCGCAGCAACAACCAGCAGCAGATTCTCCGGAGTCCGCCAGGCATTGTTTTTTGCTTTCCTCTTGTCATTTGCAAAGATAAGAAACGCACCAGTATTGAGAATGGCGTACAAGGCTGCAAAGAAAACCGGTAAGGAAAGAACAGTCACTCTTTTTGTTTTGTGAAACGGGGTTATTGCCTTTTCGTTGTGAACCCGGAACCAATTCATCCGGATGTGGCAGGTACGTAGGTTCGCAATGAGGAGTGCAAACTTTTTACGGGATGCAGAGTTGAAATCACTGCCGCACCGTATAACCCGCCCGCGTGAGAATCCGGACAACTTCTTTGTCCCAGACAGCGTCATCGTTCTCTTTCAACGGGTCAATGCATTCCTCCCAGATCCGGTTTAAATGCGTATCATCGGTGACGAGCGAGCGCCGGAACATGACACGTCCCGCCCTCCGTCCGGTGTGATTGAGGATCAGCAGCCGCCAGCAGGAGAAATCCTGGCAGATATCGGGGCGTGTCAGGTGGACGGTGCAGTACGCTTTCTCGCTGCCGGGCATGTGCCGGAAGAACGGGCAGGCTTCGGGAAGTTTTCCAAAGATACTCTTGTCCAGGTAGAGCTCGTGCTTATCCGCATCGACGGTAACTTCGGTTTCATCCGAAGTATACTGGTTGAAGACAATGAAATGGAAATTCCCGAGATCTTTACGAATACTATGTACAAGCCCCAGGTGGGAACAGCACTCCCCGCACTGATGGCACTCAAATCCCATGCACCGGCTCCTGGTACCGTATTGGTTGTTTGGGCATTAAAAAAAGCACCGGGTCGCAGCTGATATATCCGTGCCCCACCATACTCTCCCTGATATATGGCCGATTCCCTTTCACCCGGTAGCGGAAATGATGGCGACGGTAATGCACCTGAGTGCAGGTATGCACGGGAATCGGATGCAATCCAGAAGTTTTTCCTCCGGCCGTTTTTCTTAAGTTTCACGATAGGCATCCCGTTCTGCATCTTCAAGCTGCTC of the Methanomicrobiales archaeon HGW-Methanomicrobiales-1 genome contains:
- a CDS encoding DNA-directed RNA polymerase, producing the protein MFGENKFGGQRNFGGARDQGPREMTKTICADCGAECEVPFKPTEGRPVYCRDCLPKHRKPRF
- a CDS encoding DUF1294 domain-containing protein, producing the protein MNWFRVHNEKAITPFHKTKRVTVLSLPVFFAALYAILNTGAFLIFANDKRKAKNNAWRTPENLLLVVAALGPFGAYAAMLLFRHKTRKLKFFLVPVFLIVHVVAIICLLQ